One window of Solwaraspora sp. WMMA2056 genomic DNA carries:
- a CDS encoding chlorophyllase — MRVRRPAVAGLLTAGLVGALLAGCGSAPTPPPVFNAPASVPPTPAPGRAAPAGQLDVATRTLDLARGDRPLPVTVWYPADDAGPFPVVLFSHGLGGEPADYQAVLAQWAAAGFVVAAPTYPFTSQGGSGGNALDVLNQPADASHVLDELLALDGRDGDEFAGRLDVERVAAAGHSAGGITTVGLFTAARDERLDAGVVLAGSALGVGTAFSGAAAPQLFIHGELDEVVSYASGRAAYDRVPWPKAMLSLPDGDHGQSLLRPGDPAYDVVIATSTDFLRWTLYGDGAARERLTEAPPAGVAVFDDQL; from the coding sequence ATGCGTGTTCGTCGTCCGGCGGTGGCCGGCCTGCTCACCGCCGGTCTGGTCGGTGCCCTGCTGGCCGGCTGCGGATCCGCGCCCACGCCGCCGCCGGTGTTCAACGCACCGGCGTCGGTACCGCCCACCCCGGCCCCCGGCCGGGCGGCACCGGCCGGTCAACTCGACGTCGCGACCCGCACCCTCGACCTCGCCCGTGGTGACCGGCCGCTGCCGGTGACCGTCTGGTACCCGGCCGACGACGCCGGCCCGTTCCCGGTGGTGCTGTTCAGCCACGGCCTGGGCGGCGAGCCGGCGGACTACCAGGCGGTGCTGGCGCAGTGGGCGGCGGCCGGGTTCGTGGTCGCCGCCCCGACCTACCCGTTCACCAGTCAGGGCGGCTCCGGCGGCAACGCCCTGGACGTGCTGAACCAGCCGGCGGACGCCTCACACGTCCTCGACGAACTGCTGGCGCTCGACGGACGCGACGGCGACGAGTTCGCCGGCCGGCTCGATGTCGAACGGGTCGCCGCCGCCGGGCACTCGGCCGGCGGGATCACCACCGTCGGGCTGTTCACCGCGGCCCGCGACGAACGGCTCGACGCCGGCGTGGTGCTGGCCGGCAGCGCCCTCGGGGTCGGTACGGCGTTCAGCGGTGCCGCCGCCCCGCAACTGTTCATCCACGGTGAGCTCGACGAGGTGGTGTCGTACGCGTCGGGCAGGGCGGCGTACGACCGGGTGCCCTGGCCGAAGGCGATGCTCAGCCTGCCCGACGGCGACCACGGGCAGTCACTGCTGCGGCCGGGCGACCCGGCCTACGACGTGGTGATCGCGACCAGTACGGACTTCCTGCGCTGGACCCTGTACGGCGACGGTGCCGCCCGGGAGCGGCTGACCGAGGCACCCCCGGCGGGGGTGGCGGTCTTCGACGACCAGCTCTAG
- a CDS encoding DUF1707 domain-containing protein, whose product MNRPDLRASDADRERVVRCLERHTSAGRLSLDEHADRVERTVHARTHGELAAVLADLPAEPAGSEPAAVHQLLVAFLIAGVALVVLTALMLLR is encoded by the coding sequence ATGAACCGCCCCGACCTGCGTGCCTCGGACGCGGACCGCGAGCGGGTCGTGCGCTGCCTGGAGCGGCACACCTCGGCCGGTCGGTTGAGTCTGGACGAACACGCCGACCGGGTGGAGCGGACCGTGCACGCCCGGACGCACGGCGAACTGGCCGCCGTCCTCGCGGACCTGCCAGCGGAGCCGGCCGGATCGGAGCCGGCGGCGGTGCACCAACTGCTGGTGGCGTTCCTGATCGCCGGGGTCGCGCTGGTTGTGCTCACCGCACTGATGCTGCTGCGCTGA
- a CDS encoding zinc-binding dehydrogenase, with protein sequence MRCMRAVYASTIDVDDPLAALRVGELPEPDLPASDWAVVEVRASSLNHHDLWSLRGVGLPADRLPMILGCDAAGVDAAGNDVVVYPVVPDPADPRGMSILSERYPGTFADRVAVPRSHLVPKPAGLSFAEAACLPTAWLTAYRMLTTRGRLDQAGSVLVQGAGGGVATAAVVIAVALGKRVYATSRDPAKRERVAALGATALAPGARLPERVDVVIETVGAATFDHSLKSAAPGARIVVSGATSGHLPAVDLRRVFAMQLEILGTSMGTADELRGLLQLCDTHGIRPVVDTVYGFGEAPAAFARLHSGDAFGKLVLDHQR encoded by the coding sequence GTGCGGTGCATGCGCGCCGTCTACGCCTCGACCATCGACGTCGACGATCCGCTTGCCGCGCTGCGCGTCGGTGAGCTGCCCGAACCGGACCTGCCCGCCTCGGACTGGGCGGTCGTCGAGGTCCGGGCCAGCTCGCTGAACCACCACGACCTGTGGTCACTGCGCGGGGTCGGGCTGCCCGCCGACCGGCTGCCGATGATCCTCGGCTGCGACGCGGCCGGGGTCGACGCCGCCGGCAACGACGTCGTCGTCTACCCGGTGGTGCCCGATCCGGCGGACCCGCGCGGCATGTCGATCCTGTCCGAACGCTACCCGGGCACGTTCGCCGACCGGGTCGCGGTACCGCGTTCGCACCTCGTTCCGAAACCCGCCGGGCTCAGCTTCGCCGAGGCGGCCTGCCTGCCCACCGCCTGGCTGACCGCGTACCGGATGCTGACCACCCGGGGTCGGCTCGACCAGGCCGGGTCGGTGCTGGTCCAGGGCGCGGGCGGGGGAGTCGCGACGGCGGCCGTGGTGATCGCCGTCGCCCTGGGCAAGCGGGTCTACGCGACCAGCCGGGACCCGGCCAAGCGGGAGCGGGTCGCCGCGCTCGGCGCGACCGCGCTGGCACCCGGTGCCCGGCTGCCCGAACGGGTCGACGTGGTGATCGAGACCGTCGGTGCCGCCACCTTCGACCATTCGTTGAAGTCCGCCGCGCCCGGCGCCCGGATCGTCGTCTCCGGCGCCACCAGCGGGCACCTGCCCGCCGTCGACCTGCGCCGGGTCTTCGCGATGCAGCTGGAGATCCTCGGCACCTCGATGGGCACCGCCGACGAGCTTCGCGGCCTGCTGCAGCTGTGCGACACGCACGGTATCCGCCCGGTGGTCGACACCGTGTACGGCTTCGGCGAGGCCCCGGCGGCCTTCGCCCGGCTGCACAGCGGGGACGCCTTCGGCAAACTGGTGCTGGACCACCAGCGCTAG